A DNA window from bacterium contains the following coding sequences:
- a CDS encoding 2-hydroxyglutaryl-CoA dehydratase — protein sequence MELSLSNNLLRNIDVDAELKKFEEEERKKLGLEPNSENEKFWTDNKKGEFYGDQRAHTTILVSGLTMAHDMFVQAGLAGLGYSIKALDCPDNEALQFGKEFGNRGQCNPTYFTVGNLVKYLSNLRDKEGWSTEDIMNKHVFLTAGACGPCRFGMYVTEYRKALRDAGFDGFRVMLFDPNGGMNQVNGRDPGLRMDKDFYITLAKSLFTGDALNAIMYRIRPYEVVPGSTNKAIDECKAVIMETLRTKKSILKSLWTCRKILNKVEVDRTIVKPKVSVIGEFWAMTTEGDGNYHLQRFLEQEGAEVDIQLIVNWILYNIWQAKVDTTNRARLKEADVNARKGLKTTQIFKKKLTLWFAEKALKGTFYTFGKILGLKHYHLTDMNENASLAKEHYNNELRGGEGHMEVGKLIQSVIHRKAHMVISVKPFGCMPSSGVSDGVQSLITERYPEAIFLPIETTGDGAVNVYSRIQMMLFKAKRVAEKEYEDILAEKKLTVDKVKSKLDGSRKFSKATHYSPHIKAGTAANFLLEVA from the coding sequence ATGGAACTTTCGCTGTCTAACAATTTATTAAGAAATATCGATGTCGATGCTGAACTGAAAAAGTTTGAAGAGGAAGAACGTAAGAAATTAGGTTTAGAACCCAATTCTGAAAACGAAAAATTTTGGACTGATAATAAAAAGGGTGAATTTTACGGCGACCAGCGAGCCCATACCACTATTCTTGTTTCCGGGTTAACCATGGCACATGACATGTTTGTGCAAGCGGGGCTAGCCGGTTTAGGATACAGCATCAAAGCGCTCGATTGCCCCGATAACGAGGCTCTGCAGTTTGGAAAAGAATTTGGTAACCGTGGACAATGTAACCCCACCTACTTTACCGTTGGTAATTTGGTAAAATATCTCTCTAACCTGCGCGACAAAGAAGGCTGGAGCACCGAAGACATCATGAACAAACATGTATTTTTAACAGCCGGTGCCTGTGGCCCCTGCCGCTTTGGCATGTATGTTACCGAATACCGCAAGGCGCTGCGCGATGCGGGTTTTGATGGTTTCCGCGTCATGTTGTTTGATCCCAATGGTGGCATGAATCAGGTGAATGGCCGCGATCCTGGGCTACGCATGGATAAGGATTTTTATATCACACTTGCCAAATCACTTTTTACCGGCGATGCCTTAAATGCTATTATGTACAGAATTCGTCCCTATGAAGTAGTGCCTGGCTCTACCAATAAGGCCATTGATGAATGTAAAGCCGTGATTATGGAAACCTTGCGCACCAAGAAATCCATTTTAAAATCCCTTTGGACCTGCCGCAAAATTTTAAACAAGGTGGAAGTGGATCGCACCATTGTTAAACCCAAAGTAAGTGTGATTGGCGAATTTTGGGCCATGACCACCGAAGGCGATGGCAATTATCATCTGCAACGCTTTTTAGAACAAGAAGGCGCCGAGGTAGATATTCAGCTGATTGTAAACTGGATACTCTATAACATCTGGCAAGCCAAGGTAGACACCACCAATCGCGCCCGTCTTAAAGAAGCCGACGTGAATGCTCGTAAAGGTTTAAAAACCACTCAAATTTTCAAAAAGAAACTCACTCTCTGGTTTGCCGAAAAAGCATTAAAGGGAACTTTCTATACTTTTGGAAAAATCCTGGGGCTTAAACATTATCACTTAACCGATATGAACGAGAATGCGAGTCTCGCTAAAGAACATTACAATAACGAACTACGAGGAGGCGAAGGCCATATGGAAGTGGGCAAACTTATTCAATCGGTTATTCACCGCAAAGCCCACATGGTAATTTCGGTAAAACCTTTTGGTTGCATGCCCTCCTCTGGTGTATCTGATGGTGTGCAAAGTTTGATTACCGAACGCTATCCCGAAGCTATCTTTTTGCCCATTGAAACCACGGGCGATGGCGCGGTGAATGTGTATAGCCGCATCCAGATGATGCTCTTTAAAGCCAAACGCGTAGCCGAAAAGGAATACGAAGATATTTTGGCCGAAAAGAAATTAACGGTAGATAAAGTAAAAAGCAAATTAGATGGCTCACGCAAGTTTTCCAAGGCCACGCATTACAGCCCGCATATTAAAGCAGGAACGGCCGCTAACTTTTTGCTAGAAGTGGCTTGA
- a CDS encoding TetR/AcrR family transcriptional regulator — MAEPLTQKQEARKRELLDAALLVFSQKGYHQAQISDIIEKADVARGTFYLYFEGKREIFATILEEIIHDVRAEIESLPTDAATRIPDAMKGNLKRLTNLFVKKPNYARVLLCESVTFDAESDEKLTAFYHHLIAYIEKALKQGQEMGFVRDGSTNMLAIFILGTLKELFFEMILGNTKFKVDDAVEALYQSITRLVAKPEILTYLSQEGLL; from the coding sequence ATGGCAGAACCTCTCACTCAAAAGCAGGAAGCCCGTAAACGCGAACTTTTAGACGCAGCCTTATTGGTATTTAGCCAAAAAGGTTATCATCAGGCACAAATAAGCGACATTATTGAAAAAGCTGATGTAGCCCGCGGGACTTTCTATTTATACTTTGAAGGCAAACGTGAAATTTTTGCCACTATTTTAGAAGAAATTATCCACGATGTAAGAGCCGAAATTGAATCCCTCCCAACCGACGCCGCAACCCGTATTCCCGACGCCATGAAAGGTAATCTTAAACGACTCACCAATCTCTTTGTTAAAAAGCCCAATTACGCGCGTGTACTCTTGTGTGAATCGGTTACGTTTGATGCCGAGAGCGATGAAAAATTAACCGCGTTTTACCATCATTTAATTGCCTATATTGAAAAAGCTCTAAAACAAGGTCAGGAAATGGGCTTTGTACGCGATGGTTCTACCAACATGCTGGCCATTTTTATATTAGGCACGCTTAAAGAACTCTTTTTTGAAATGATCTTGGGCAATACAAAATTTAAAGTAGATGACGCCGTAGAAGCACTGTATCAAAGCATTACACGTTTGGTGGCAAAACCCGAAATTTTAACCTACCTGTCCCAAGAAGGTTTGTTATGA
- a CDS encoding alkaline phosphatase family protein, with amino-acid sequence MKYEHAIHFLIDGARVDILNKLIAEGKLPNISRYIIENGSHDMAFSCFPSTTGPAFTPIMTGSFPGTCNIPGVRWFDRHLSPLTASPHRFRDYFSLGIYRLGADIPKNIKTMHEHIPHSATILGLINRGLPLKKKAGFFTAPWLFYKVVKKNDALAMEEKAFQYFKKQMALKPQYLFYYFPIVDLFSHKYGSNSKEVLHCYKRVDHDIGRVVAFLKEKKLFDKTLLMLMSDHGHEDVKEHFDTDAFVEKYFSKTLYVPGPYKTWRKAQAINMVSGNSMTHIYVKSGKHWRGHHDFDPLEKSGLVDGLLSNKAIDFVLGKNHDGTVVVKSRRGKAYLKENHHQLSYTVDGSDPFGYGPIPKHLSFDEALTLTADTSYPDALVQCTQIFRAKRAGDLICAASPGYDLREGKKEVYEHRSSHGSLHRAHMSIPFFTNAKLKPGPKRSADIFAVTLAGLDIKPLHTLDGKSHLEN; translated from the coding sequence ATGAAATACGAACATGCCATCCATTTTTTAATCGATGGCGCCCGTGTGGATATATTAAATAAACTGATTGCTGAAGGAAAACTCCCCAACATCTCGCGCTATATTATTGAAAATGGTTCGCACGACATGGCCTTTAGTTGCTTTCCTTCTACCACAGGCCCAGCCTTTACACCTATTATGACGGGATCTTTCCCTGGCACGTGTAACATCCCAGGCGTACGCTGGTTTGATAGGCATCTCTCTCCCCTTACGGCTTCACCGCATCGTTTTAGAGATTATTTTAGTTTAGGGATTTACAGGCTGGGAGCCGATATCCCCAAAAACATTAAAACCATGCACGAGCACATCCCCCATTCCGCTACTATTTTGGGGCTCATTAACCGAGGTTTGCCTCTTAAAAAGAAAGCTGGTTTTTTTACAGCTCCCTGGCTTTTTTACAAAGTGGTTAAAAAAAATGATGCCTTGGCCATGGAAGAAAAAGCATTTCAGTATTTTAAAAAACAAATGGCCTTAAAACCGCAGTATTTGTTTTATTATTTTCCTATTGTTGATTTATTTAGCCACAAATACGGAAGTAACTCCAAAGAAGTACTCCACTGCTATAAACGTGTCGATCACGATATTGGCCGCGTGGTGGCGTTTTTAAAAGAAAAGAAACTTTTTGATAAAACCCTCCTCATGCTCATGAGTGACCACGGGCACGAAGATGTAAAAGAACATTTTGATACCGATGCTTTTGTTGAAAAGTATTTTTCAAAAACACTGTATGTGCCAGGCCCCTACAAAACCTGGAGAAAAGCCCAAGCCATCAACATGGTATCGGGCAACAGTATGACCCATATTTACGTTAAAAGCGGGAAACACTGGAGGGGACATCACGATTTTGATCCTTTGGAAAAAAGCGGGCTAGTAGACGGACTACTCTCTAACAAAGCTATCGATTTTGTACTGGGTAAAAATCATGACGGAACAGTGGTGGTTAAAAGCAGACGCGGTAAAGCGTATTTAAAGGAAAATCATCACCAGCTAAGCTACACGGTGGATGGAAGCGACCCTTTTGGATATGGGCCTATCCCCAAACATTTAAGTTTTGATGAAGCTCTTACATTAACAGCCGATACTTCCTACCCCGATGCATTGGTTCAGTGCACACAAATTTTTAGAGCTAAAAGAGCTGGCGATCTTATTTGCGCGGCAAGCCCAGGTTACGATTTACGAGAAGGCAAAAAGGAAGTGTATGAACATCGTTCATCGCATGGCTCGCTCCATCGCGCTCATATGAGCATCCCGTTTTTTACCAATGCCAAATTAAAACCAGGACCTAAACGCTCGGCCGATATCTTTGCCGTTACACTTGCCGGTTTGGATATTAAACCTTTACACACGCTGGATGGTAAATCTCATTTAGAAAACTAA
- the argC gene encoding N-acetyl-gamma-glutamyl-phosphate reductase: MASSLSVGIVGATGYTGVELVRLLYNHPKVKITSLTSQQYAGEAFSSVYPSFLGRVDLKCEKINVPAISKKVKVVFLCLPHHEAMNVAAAFRARGVKVVDLSADFRLKDPSVYETWYGPHSQKKLLPEAVYGLPEIYAADIKKAKLIASPGCYPTSITLGLAPLLKKGMISSDDIICDSKSGTSGAGRSAKVDSLFCEVNDSFKAYNIARHRHTPEIEQELSGLAGEKVTVLFSPHLVPMDRGILSTIYVRPKRRWNTAELIKVYQQFYKKSYFVNILPEGKLPTTKEVRGTNFCHIGVLFDPRTDRIVVVSAIDNLTKGASGQSIQAFNLMMGFPEKTGLTGLSLYP; encoded by the coding sequence ATGGCTTCTTCACTTTCTGTAGGTATTGTGGGTGCTACCGGGTATACCGGCGTGGAATTGGTGCGTCTTTTATACAATCATCCCAAAGTAAAAATTACCTCGCTTACCTCCCAGCAATATGCGGGGGAGGCTTTTAGCAGTGTGTATCCCTCTTTTTTGGGGCGTGTCGATTTAAAATGCGAAAAAATTAATGTGCCGGCCATTAGCAAAAAAGTGAAGGTGGTTTTTTTATGCTTACCGCATCACGAAGCCATGAATGTGGCTGCGGCCTTTAGAGCCAGAGGCGTGAAGGTGGTAGATTTGTCTGCCGATTTTAGACTTAAAGATCCTTCGGTTTACGAAACCTGGTATGGACCCCACAGCCAAAAGAAACTTTTGCCTGAAGCTGTCTATGGCCTACCCGAAATTTACGCGGCCGATATTAAAAAGGCAAAACTCATTGCTTCTCCGGGTTGTTACCCAACCAGTATTACCTTGGGACTAGCTCCACTCTTAAAAAAGGGGATGATTTCTAGTGATGACATTATTTGTGATTCTAAATCGGGTACCAGTGGAGCGGGGAGGAGTGCAAAAGTAGATTCTCTTTTTTGTGAAGTAAACGATAGTTTTAAAGCGTATAATATTGCGCGCCACCGGCATACTCCTGAAATTGAGCAGGAACTTTCGGGCTTAGCCGGTGAAAAAGTAACGGTATTATTCTCCCCACATTTGGTGCCCATGGACCGGGGCATTTTATCTACCATTTATGTGCGTCCCAAAAGACGATGGAATACGGCCGAGCTGATAAAAGTGTATCAGCAGTTTTATAAAAAATCGTATTTTGTAAATATTTTACCAGAAGGAAAACTACCTACCACCAAAGAAGTGCGGGGTACTAATTTTTGTCATATTGGCGTCTTGTTTGATCCCAGAACTGATCGCATTGTGGTGGTATCGGCCATCGACAATCTTACCAAAGGCGCTTCCGGTCAGTCTATTCAGGCTTTTAATCTGATGATGGGTTTTCCCGAAAAAACGGGTTTAACAGGTCTGTCGCTTTATCCTTAA
- the rpsI gene encoding 30S ribosomal protein S9 has product MATLSTKKFFGVGKRKTSVARLYITPGEGEIKVNERTFENFFGRAVLRMIIMNPIEVTGNAGKFNIVARVYGGGPAGQAYAIRHALSRALLALNPDYRKPLSKNGFLTRDSRIVERKKTGHRKARKRSQYSKR; this is encoded by the coding sequence ATGGCAACTCTCTCAACTAAAAAATTTTTTGGTGTAGGAAAAAGAAAAACCTCTGTCGCTCGTTTGTACATCACTCCCGGTGAAGGCGAAATTAAGGTTAACGAACGCACTTTTGAAAACTTCTTCGGACGTGCCGTGCTCCGCATGATTATCATGAACCCAATTGAAGTAACGGGAAATGCCGGCAAATTCAACATTGTGGCCCGTGTATACGGCGGTGGCCCCGCTGGACAGGCCTATGCTATCCGTCACGCTCTCTCGCGTGCTCTTCTTGCTTTAAACCCCGATTATCGCAAACCACTTTCCAAAAACGGGTTTTTAACCCGCGATTCGCGTATTGTGGAACGTAAAAAGACGGGTCATCGTAAGGCTCGTAAGAGAAGCCAATACTCTAAACGTTAA
- the rplM gene encoding 50S ribosomal protein L13, translating to MTQEKTNKDASRSWYVIDLNGKVLGRAATKIADILRGKNKPSFAPHIDSGDFVVVLNAAKVVLTGNKMDQKIYYRHTGYMGGLKSLSAEKVLKTDAERVITQAVKGMLPRNTLAHKMIKKLKVYSGSEHPHGAQNPQVLSL from the coding sequence ATGACTCAGGAAAAGACAAATAAAGACGCAAGCCGCAGCTGGTATGTTATTGATTTAAACGGAAAAGTTTTAGGTAGAGCCGCTACCAAAATTGCCGATATTTTAAGAGGAAAGAATAAGCCTTCTTTCGCTCCCCATATCGACAGTGGTGATTTTGTAGTAGTGTTAAACGCTGCTAAAGTGGTGCTTACTGGAAACAAAATGGATCAAAAAATTTATTACCGCCACACTGGTTATATGGGCGGTCTTAAATCGCTTTCGGCTGAAAAAGTTCTTAAAACCGATGCCGAACGCGTGATTACCCAAGCTGTAAAGGGCATGCTTCCGCGCAATACCCTGGCTCATAAAATGATTAAAAAACTCAAAGTTTATTCGGGTTCGGAACATCCTCATGGTGCTCAAAATCCACAAGTACTCAGTTTATAA
- a CDS encoding 4Fe-4S dicluster domain-containing protein — MFPIITALFLLTAIAAFSYSMYNRLSLLKVAQGKDNRIDQLGLRIKGMLAYAIGQKRFFRKKRDPKSGIIHAIIFWGFCVISLRTIMLFGMGFSKNFALPFMDGAFGFAYRATLHTFLLLVSVAILMFLYRRIVTKPKRLTLSGEAILILCVILSLMVSDMFFDGSHQLLTGMTEPGAFMGSLLALFLKNLSPDTLSVINGTSFLIHIALILGFLNYLPYGKHFHIITGVPNVLFRNLKPYGALNPINLEDENATTFGNDKIEQFTWKNYFDWYTCTECGRCQDVCPAFNSDKPLSPKELTISLRDFLYKKQGKLVGALNGKEFEKDEAGFIKDEKALLGETIDHEILWSCTTCRACEEACPVFIEYVQEIVDMRRNLVLVQGAMAPEVQNSFTNMERNYNPWGIGYTERGSWAKSVGVKTLAEDPNVEYLYFAGCAANFDDKNKKVATQLSQLLQKANVSFGILGTEEKCTGDSARRLGNEYLAQTLMKENIETFNKYKIKKVITSCPHCFNSIKNEFPQFGGNYEVVHHTDLLNQLIKEEKIKPEKPVDKKVVYHDSCYLGRYNEIYDAPREILQAVPGVTITEAQNNKSNGRCCGAGGGRMWIEEKIGTKVNHMRTDDLKETGADMAATACPFCKIMISDGIKDRAPSMETQDVVEILAQSVNLG; from the coding sequence ATGTTTCCTATTATCACTGCACTCTTCCTTCTTACAGCCATAGCGGCCTTTAGCTACTCTATGTATAATCGCCTGTCACTCTTAAAAGTAGCTCAGGGTAAAGATAACCGTATCGACCAACTTGGTCTTCGTATCAAAGGTATGCTCGCCTACGCCATTGGCCAAAAGCGCTTTTTCCGTAAAAAGCGCGACCCCAAATCCGGTATTATCCACGCCATTATCTTTTGGGGCTTTTGCGTTATTTCACTGCGTACTATCATGCTTTTTGGCATGGGCTTTTCTAAAAACTTTGCCCTACCCTTTATGGACGGTGCTTTTGGCTTTGCTTATCGCGCCACCTTACATACATTTTTATTATTGGTGAGTGTTGCCATCCTCATGTTTTTATACCGTCGTATTGTAACTAAACCCAAACGCTTAACCCTTTCGGGAGAAGCCATTCTCATCCTCTGCGTCATTTTAAGCCTCATGGTATCCGACATGTTTTTTGATGGTTCGCATCAACTGCTTACCGGCATGACAGAACCCGGTGCTTTTATGGGAAGCCTCTTAGCTCTCTTTCTTAAAAATTTATCGCCGGATACTTTATCAGTTATTAACGGCACATCGTTTTTAATTCACATAGCTCTTATCTTGGGCTTCCTTAATTATCTTCCCTACGGAAAGCACTTTCACATTATTACCGGCGTTCCCAATGTTCTCTTCCGCAATTTAAAACCCTACGGTGCATTAAACCCTATTAACCTGGAGGACGAAAACGCCACCACCTTTGGTAACGATAAAATTGAGCAGTTTACCTGGAAAAATTATTTTGACTGGTACACCTGTACCGAATGCGGCCGCTGCCAGGATGTATGCCCCGCTTTTAACAGTGACAAACCCCTCTCCCCCAAAGAACTGACTATTAGCTTGCGCGACTTTTTATATAAAAAGCAGGGCAAACTTGTGGGCGCTTTAAACGGCAAAGAATTTGAAAAGGACGAAGCCGGCTTTATTAAAGATGAAAAGGCTCTTTTGGGAGAAACCATCGATCACGAAATTTTGTGGTCGTGCACCACCTGCCGTGCCTGCGAAGAAGCCTGTCCTGTCTTTATTGAATACGTACAAGAAATTGTAGACATGCGCCGCAACCTGGTGCTGGTGCAAGGCGCCATGGCTCCTGAGGTACAAAACAGTTTTACCAATATGGAACGCAACTACAACCCTTGGGGTATTGGTTATACCGAACGCGGCAGCTGGGCTAAAAGCGTGGGTGTTAAAACGCTCGCTGAAGATCCTAATGTGGAATACCTCTACTTTGCCGGTTGCGCTGCCAACTTTGATGATAAAAACAAAAAGGTAGCCACACAGCTTTCTCAATTATTGCAAAAAGCCAATGTAAGCTTTGGTATTTTGGGCACCGAAGAAAAATGTACCGGTGATTCTGCCCGCCGTTTAGGGAATGAATATTTGGCTCAAACACTTATGAAGGAAAACATTGAAACCTTCAATAAATACAAAATTAAAAAGGTAATTACCTCGTGCCCACACTGCTTTAACAGTATTAAAAATGAATTCCCTCAGTTTGGCGGCAATTATGAAGTAGTTCACCATACCGATTTACTCAATCAGCTGATTAAGGAAGAAAAAATAAAACCCGAAAAGCCGGTAGATAAAAAGGTTGTTTATCACGATTCGTGTTATTTGGGTCGTTATAACGAAATTTACGATGCTCCTCGTGAAATTTTGCAAGCAGTCCCTGGCGTTACTATTACCGAAGCGCAAAACAATAAATCTAATGGACGCTGCTGCGGTGCTGGCGGCGGACGCATGTGGATTGAAGAAAAAATTGGCACTAAAGTGAACCATATGCGTACCGACGATTTAAAAGAAACCGGTGCCGATATGGCGGCAACGGCCTGCCCTTTCTGTAAAATTATGATTAGCGATGGTATTAAAGACCGTGCGCCAAGCATGGAAACACAAGATGTGGTAGAAATTTTGGCTCAAAGCGTTAATTTAGGTTAA
- a CDS encoding menaquinone biosynthesis protein: protein MKIGAVPYLNAKPLLWGLENEVTLAHPSVLHSMMHNGELDLALLPLFSFLDNPHYQLYLQAGVIQSRGPVKSVLLFYRDSLPSIEAIKTVKLTPDSKTSVGLFKVLSSFLWKRTDIQIVDKNFDAELLIGDEALLFNKPGYKVYDLGDAWNNWAKLPFTYAAWISNKPVSDALINKLIVAKDEGLKHRTNIAKNQHFLPQEACLAYLTENIYYDMNPTTMEGIALYEKHLFNLGLISSKRYT, encoded by the coding sequence ATGAAAATTGGAGCCGTTCCCTATCTCAATGCAAAACCTCTGTTGTGGGGACTTGAAAATGAAGTAACCCTTGCTCATCCTTCGGTACTACATAGCATGATGCACAATGGCGAACTCGATCTGGCTTTACTCCCTCTTTTTAGTTTTTTAGACAATCCCCATTATCAGCTTTATCTACAGGCCGGTGTTATTCAATCACGCGGCCCGGTAAAAAGTGTTCTTTTGTTTTACAGAGACTCTCTGCCATCCATAGAAGCCATTAAAACGGTAAAACTAACACCCGATTCAAAAACATCGGTGGGACTGTTTAAGGTTCTCTCTTCCTTTCTATGGAAGCGAACAGACATCCAGATTGTAGACAAAAACTTTGATGCCGAACTCCTCATTGGCGACGAAGCCCTGCTCTTTAATAAGCCTGGTTATAAAGTTTATGACCTTGGAGACGCTTGGAATAATTGGGCAAAACTACCCTTTACTTATGCCGCGTGGATTTCCAATAAGCCCGTATCGGACGCTCTTATTAATAAACTTATAGTGGCTAAAGATGAAGGTTTAAAACACCGTACAAACATTGCCAAAAACCAGCATTTTTTGCCCCAAGAGGCCTGTTTGGCCTATTTGACAGAAAATATTTATTATGACATGAACCCTACAACCATGGAGGGAATAGCCCTGTACGAAAAGCACCTGTTTAACCTGGGTCTTATCTCTTCTAAACGTTATACATGA
- the mqnC gene encoding dehypoxanthine futalosine cyclase: protein MIEDILNKALDGKRITTDEAKILLTKADVLQLGEVAHTLSLRKNNKRVAYLIDRNINYTNVCVARCSFCAFYRPTPGHKEGYDLSFEDISQKINETLDMGGTRILMQGGLHHNHTIEYYEKLIGHIHTHHPSLHIHAFSPPEIYHVSTKAGITYDEAYKRLKAVGLKTMPGGGAEILVNEIRDKIAVGKCNADEWLTVMEAAHRNGVQSTATMMMGHIESVDDRLTHISRLRELQDKTKGFLSFIPWTFQPENTPLHPKIKRNKNVKLTHAYEYLKFLALSRIFLDNFDHVQVSMLTQGSKIAQIGLSFGADDLGSLLIEENVVRLAGKPQEMDLKKEKMEALIREAGFTPYERDTYYNEIKNSRSGNAQVLSQPITLAS from the coding sequence ATGATTGAGGATATTTTAAATAAAGCTTTAGACGGCAAGCGCATCACTACCGACGAAGCCAAAATTCTGCTAACAAAGGCGGATGTATTGCAATTAGGCGAAGTAGCGCATACATTATCGCTGCGTAAAAATAACAAACGGGTTGCTTATCTCATCGATCGGAATATCAATTATACAAACGTGTGCGTGGCCCGCTGTTCGTTCTGTGCTTTTTACCGCCCCACTCCAGGCCACAAAGAAGGTTATGATTTAAGCTTTGAAGATATCAGCCAAAAAATCAACGAAACTCTTGATATGGGCGGCACCCGCATTCTTATGCAGGGAGGCCTTCATCACAATCACACTATTGAATACTACGAAAAATTAATTGGCCATATACACACGCATCATCCCTCGCTCCATATTCATGCTTTTTCGCCTCCCGAAATTTATCATGTATCTACTAAGGCAGGCATTACATACGACGAAGCTTACAAACGCCTTAAAGCTGTTGGCCTTAAAACCATGCCCGGTGGCGGCGCCGAAATTTTAGTAAACGAAATCCGCGATAAAATTGCCGTGGGTAAGTGCAATGCCGATGAATGGCTTACAGTAATGGAAGCGGCTCACCGTAATGGCGTACAATCAACGGCTACCATGATGATGGGACATATAGAAAGCGTGGATGACCGCTTAACCCACATCAGCCGTTTAAGAGAACTGCAAGACAAAACAAAAGGGTTTTTGTCGTTTATTCCTTGGACTTTCCAACCCGAAAACACCCCGCTACACCCCAAAATTAAACGTAATAAAAATGTGAAACTCACGCACGCTTACGAATATTTAAAATTTTTAGCCCTCTCGCGTATCTTTTTAGATAATTTCGACCATGTTCAAGTAAGCATGCTCACGCAAGGTTCTAAAATTGCCCAAATTGGTTTAAGCTTTGGCGCGGATGATTTAGGAAGCTTGCTCATTGAAGAAAACGTGGTACGCTTGGCCGGAAAACCACAGGAAATGGATTTGAAAAAAGAAAAGATGGAAGCACTCATTCGTGAAGCGGGCTTTACTCCCTATGAACGCGATACCTATTACAACGAAATTAAAAACTCCCGCTCGGGCAATGCCCAAGTGTTGTCGCAACCCATCACGCTAGCCTCGTGA
- a CDS encoding amidohydrolase family protein, with amino-acid sequence MIYLHAHTLVTMTGEIISPGTLVIHQNKIEKVAAGHLSPSSADSLIDLSNTVLFPGFINAHCHLEYTAMGPLQNRSFTAWIKEIVSAKQKADDSKINAGINKGIKTLLQNGVTTVGDHISFNTPLEAILKSPLRGILFAEALGVADDVGQGIYHSLQNLKTSLPPSQFQFSITPHSVHALNPNVLKEILMKEPGPFSIHLAESDDEHQFFSLKQGPLHNFIKERAPHFKYESHSGLKHIINSNLPVNKLTLIHGNYLDDVEQNFVLKNKIPVVHCPGSHRFFNHQDFPLEKYLKHNHPVALGTDSHASNDHFSFLEELKLVHKSHPSLSAKQIITMATVNGAKALRMENIIGSLENEKSADIVGFKMQNIEDPFQLPFLLNKCDFLMINGIKI; translated from the coding sequence GTGATTTATCTCCATGCCCATACCCTTGTTACCATGACGGGAGAAATTATCTCTCCGGGCACTCTTGTTATTCACCAAAACAAAATCGAAAAAGTAGCCGCCGGCCACCTCTCTCCTTCATCTGCCGATAGCTTAATAGACTTAAGCAATACAGTACTTTTCCCGGGATTTATCAATGCCCACTGCCATTTAGAATATACAGCCATGGGACCCCTTCAAAACCGTTCATTTACAGCGTGGATTAAAGAAATTGTAAGTGCCAAACAGAAAGCGGATGACAGTAAAATAAATGCAGGGATTAATAAAGGCATCAAAACACTTCTGCAAAATGGTGTTACTACTGTAGGCGATCACATCAGTTTTAATACACCACTGGAAGCCATTTTAAAATCTCCTTTGCGCGGCATTTTATTTGCCGAAGCTTTGGGCGTTGCGGATGATGTGGGGCAAGGCATTTATCATAGCCTTCAAAATTTGAAAACCAGCCTTCCGCCGTCACAGTTTCAATTTTCAATCACGCCCCACTCGGTTCACGCATTAAATCCGAATGTACTCAAAGAAATTTTGATGAAAGAACCAGGCCCCTTTTCTATTCACCTGGCTGAAAGCGATGACGAACACCAGTTTTTTTCACTCAAACAAGGCCCCTTACACAATTTTATTAAAGAAAGAGCCCCGCATTTTAAATATGAATCACATAGTGGTTTAAAACATATCATCAACAGTAATTTACCGGTGAATAAGCTAACACTTATTCACGGAAATTATTTGGATGATGTAGAACAAAATTTTGTTTTAAAAAACAAAATTCCCGTTGTACACTGCCCAGGCTCGCATCGTTTTTTTAATCATCAAGATTTTCCACTAGAAAAATATCTTAAGCACAACCACCCTGTAGCGCTAGGAACCGATAGCCACGCCAGTAACGATCACTTTTCGTTCTTGGAAGAATTAAAGCTGGTTCATAAAAGCCATCCTTCTTTAAGTGCCAAGCAAATTATCACCATGGCCACGGTAAATGGTGCCAAAGCGTTGCGGATGGAAAATATAATTGGAAGTTTGGAAAATGAAAAATCAGCTGATATTGTGGGTTTTAAAATGCAAAATATAGAAGATCCCTTTCAATTACCTTTTCTTTTAAACAAGTGCGATTTTTTGATGATAAATGGAATAAAAATTTAA